The following coding sequences lie in one Vitis vinifera cultivar Pinot Noir 40024 chromosome 19, ASM3070453v1 genomic window:
- the LOC100250252 gene encoding uncharacterized protein LOC100250252 isoform X1, with product MDLEVLGRHALLFDDDANSAFVNSNDALVEWNSLLIDRYDVRHLLPTPLPPLKRRRHHSSALPAEISQLELELDQERFLDLPPPSDEQELDNGLEKADAAGYHTVAFSYGNPDGSSNQKNADAGSDTAFHPPFPVPENLLNNLPPTEKLHQIIARTAMFVSRHGGQSEIVLRVKQGDNPTFGFLMPDHHLHAYFRFLVDHRELLESDVDGKTEEEKKADNEENQTGGVGGGGALSLLGSVYGSGEDEEGTNMDSSESQENDRKETSTAANTVVSHGSEGMVSSMNIDGNNEAIPKHLPPKEKAPLSKRNRVASTVKGGAASSLKKKGEDLGSLGAAMDKSQTSALPSTSKVKTLVLEPPSDLKRLVDKIVEFILKNGKEFEAVLVEQDNKHGRFPFLLPSNQYYPYYLQVLQKAQESKLTGKNLNSEKDGLDKRTASSNDAASLGSSYHDMPFDSDRKEKFKMVLGKSRKDGQDHPSKPTQQQIGVSLDTAAAILQAATRGIKNPNFDILPRTSSNGISNGLSSEGGQASSFQSRFSSQPHSSSQKSDPNEGPSVSVPVAKAIANTAALAAASEADSSEAHLTKEQKLKAERLKRAKMFAAIIKGGAGPLKTETVRSLSVEPPESGVSGLGGLGGEALNLASKEREGSSVPVDVDTSGKTEKPEREHSDTEHNERRSRRKYRSRSKKLEEEEEDDDDDNYGDDGKEEDEKEDRRDRKHSRKKHRSHHSSHCSRDRHKHRKRHSSSKDRESRHRHKHEYSDDEHRDRRKRSKKSNSEREADLEEGEISTKSSDQSKVSVGEGASREASVDLSNSHQDPRPPSQPSDTTQVSDDLRAKIRAMLLATL from the exons ATGGATCTGGAGGTACTCGGCCGCCACGCGCTCCTCTTTGACGACGATGCCAACTCGGCGTTCGTCAACTCTAATGACGCTCTCGTGGAATGGAATTCTCTTCTCATCGATCGCTACGACGTTCGCCACCTTCTCCCAACACCGCTACCGCCACTCAAGAGGCGGCGCCACCACTCCTCTGCTTTGCCTGCTGAAATTTCTCAGCTTGAGTTGGAGCTCGATCAGGAAAGGTTCCTCGATCTTCCGCCACCTTCCGATGAACAag AATTAGATAATGGTTTGGAAAAGGCAGATGCTGCTGGCTATCACACTGTTGCCTTTTCATATGGGAACCCTGATGGTTCTTCCAACCAAAAGAATGCTGATGCTGGATCGGATACTGCTTTCCATCCACCCTTTCCAGTGCCCGAAAACCTACTCAACAACCTA CCTCCAACAGAGAAGCTACATCAGATCATTGCGAGGACTGCTATGTTTGTTAGCAGACATGGTGGGCAATCAGAAATTGTTTTGAGGGTGAAACAAGGAGACAACCCAACATTTGGATTCTTGATGCCTGACCACCATCTTCATGCGTACTTTAGGTTTCTTGTTGACCACCGAGAACTTCTAGAGTCTGATGTTGATGGCAAAactgaagaagagaagaaagctGATAATGAGGAAAATCAGACAGGTGGTGTTGGAGGAGGTGGAGCTTTGTCCTTGCTTGGTTCTGTATATGGGTCTGGGGAGGATGAGGAGGGCACAAATATGGATTCCTCTGAATCTCAAGAAAATGATCGTAAGGAAACCTCCACAGCTGCTAATACAGTGGTTTCTCATGGTTCAGAGGGGATGGTTTCTTCTATGAATATAGATGGAAACAATGAAGCAATTCCTAAGCATCTGCCTCCTAAAGAAAAAGCTCCTCTGTCAAAAAGGAACCGTGTTGCCAGTACAGTTAAGGGTGGAGCTGCAAGTAGCTTGAAAAAGAAAGGTGAAGACTTGGGTTCACTTGGTGCTGCCATGGACAAGTCACAGACTTCTGCATTGCCAAGCACCTCCAAGGTTAAAACATTGGTTTTGGAGCCTCCCTCTGATTTAAAGAGATTGGTTGATAAGATAGTTGAGTTCATTCTAAAAAATGGGAAGGAATTTGAGGCAGTGCTTGTTGAACAGGACAATAAACATGGGAGATTTCCATTTCTTCTGCCATCCAACCAGTATTACCCTTATTATCTGCAAGTTCTTCAAAAAGCTCAAGAG TCAAAATTAACTGGCAAGAATCTCAATTCAGAGAAGGATGGGCTGGACAAAAGAACTGCTTCATCCAATGATGCTGCCTCCTTGGGTTCTTCTTATCATGATATGCCATTTGATTCTGACAGGAAAGAAAAGTTTAAGATGGTACTTGGCAAGTCAAGGAAAGATGGACAGGATCATCCTTCCAAACCGACCCAGCAACAGATTGGTGTTAGCTTGGATACAGCTGCAGCCATTCTTCAGGCTGCCACGAGAGGCATTAAGAATCCCAATTTCGACATTCTTCCAAGGACATCATCAAATGGTATCAGTAATGGCCTTAGCAGTGAGGGTGGGCAGGCTTCTAGTTTTCAGAGTCGCTTTTCTTCTCAACCTCATAGTTCCAGCCAAAAGTCAGATCCAAATGAAGGGCCCAGTGTTTCTGTCCCTGTTGCCAAGGCTATTGCAAATACAGCAGCACTTGCTGCTGCAAGTGAGGCTGACTCATCTGAAGCACACTTGACTAAAGAGCAGAAGCTGAAGGCTGAAAGATTGAAACGAGCAAAGATGTTTGCAGCCATCATAAAAGGAGGAGCTGGGcctttaaaaactgaaacagtCCGTAGCTTATCGGTAGAACCGCCTGAATCTGGGGTTTCTGGTTTAGGTGGGTTGGGTGGTGAAGCTTTAAATCTTGCCAGCAAAGAAAGAGAAGGCAGCTCAGTTCCAGTAGATGTTGATACATCCGGCAAAACTGAGAAGCCAGAAAGAGAACATTCTGACACTGAACATAATGAACGGCGATCAAGGAGGAAGTATCGGTCAAGATCAAAAAaacttgaagaagaagaagaagatgatgatgatgacaatTATGGCGATGATGGAAAAGAAGAGGATGAAAAAGAAGACAGAAGGGATCGCAAGCACTCTAGGAAGAAGCACCGCTCTCATCATTCTTCACATTGCAGTAGAGACAGGCATAAGCATAGAAAAAGGCATTCTTCTTCCAAGGACCGAGAGTCTCGGCATCGGCACAAGCATGAGTATTCTGATGATGAGCATCGGGACCGAAGAAAACGAAGTAAGAAATCTAATTCAGAAAGAGAAGCAGACTTGGAAGAAGGGGAGATCAGTACAAAATCCTCAGATCAATCAAAAGTCAGTGTGGGTGAAGGTGCCAGTAGAGAAGCTTCCGTGGATTTATCAAATTCCCACCAAGATCCTAGGCCCCCATCTCAGCCCTCTGATACCACCCAGGTTTCCGATGATCTTAGAGCCAAAATTCGGGCAATGTTACTGGCAACCTTGTAG
- the LOC100250252 gene encoding uncharacterized protein LOC100250252 isoform X2 — translation MALLKERTAFCMFLQPPTEKLHQIIARTAMFVSRHGGQSEIVLRVKQGDNPTFGFLMPDHHLHAYFRFLVDHRELLESDVDGKTEEEKKADNEENQTGGVGGGGALSLLGSVYGSGEDEEGTNMDSSESQENDRKETSTAANTVVSHGSEGMVSSMNIDGNNEAIPKHLPPKEKAPLSKRNRVASTVKGGAASSLKKKGEDLGSLGAAMDKSQTSALPSTSKVKTLVLEPPSDLKRLVDKIVEFILKNGKEFEAVLVEQDNKHGRFPFLLPSNQYYPYYLQVLQKAQESKLTGKNLNSEKDGLDKRTASSNDAASLGSSYHDMPFDSDRKEKFKMVLGKSRKDGQDHPSKPTQQQIGVSLDTAAAILQAATRGIKNPNFDILPRTSSNGISNGLSSEGGQASSFQSRFSSQPHSSSQKSDPNEGPSVSVPVAKAIANTAALAAASEADSSEAHLTKEQKLKAERLKRAKMFAAIIKGGAGPLKTETVRSLSVEPPESGVSGLGGLGGEALNLASKEREGSSVPVDVDTSGKTEKPEREHSDTEHNERRSRRKYRSRSKKLEEEEEDDDDDNYGDDGKEEDEKEDRRDRKHSRKKHRSHHSSHCSRDRHKHRKRHSSSKDRESRHRHKHEYSDDEHRDRRKRSKKSNSEREADLEEGEISTKSSDQSKVSVGEGASREASVDLSNSHQDPRPPSQPSDTTQVSDDLRAKIRAMLLATL, via the exons ATGGCATTGTTGAAAGAAAGAACTGCTTTTTGTATGTTTTTACAGCCTCCAACAGAGAAGCTACATCAGATCATTGCGAGGACTGCTATGTTTGTTAGCAGACATGGTGGGCAATCAGAAATTGTTTTGAGGGTGAAACAAGGAGACAACCCAACATTTGGATTCTTGATGCCTGACCACCATCTTCATGCGTACTTTAGGTTTCTTGTTGACCACCGAGAACTTCTAGAGTCTGATGTTGATGGCAAAactgaagaagagaagaaagctGATAATGAGGAAAATCAGACAGGTGGTGTTGGAGGAGGTGGAGCTTTGTCCTTGCTTGGTTCTGTATATGGGTCTGGGGAGGATGAGGAGGGCACAAATATGGATTCCTCTGAATCTCAAGAAAATGATCGTAAGGAAACCTCCACAGCTGCTAATACAGTGGTTTCTCATGGTTCAGAGGGGATGGTTTCTTCTATGAATATAGATGGAAACAATGAAGCAATTCCTAAGCATCTGCCTCCTAAAGAAAAAGCTCCTCTGTCAAAAAGGAACCGTGTTGCCAGTACAGTTAAGGGTGGAGCTGCAAGTAGCTTGAAAAAGAAAGGTGAAGACTTGGGTTCACTTGGTGCTGCCATGGACAAGTCACAGACTTCTGCATTGCCAAGCACCTCCAAGGTTAAAACATTGGTTTTGGAGCCTCCCTCTGATTTAAAGAGATTGGTTGATAAGATAGTTGAGTTCATTCTAAAAAATGGGAAGGAATTTGAGGCAGTGCTTGTTGAACAGGACAATAAACATGGGAGATTTCCATTTCTTCTGCCATCCAACCAGTATTACCCTTATTATCTGCAAGTTCTTCAAAAAGCTCAAGAG TCAAAATTAACTGGCAAGAATCTCAATTCAGAGAAGGATGGGCTGGACAAAAGAACTGCTTCATCCAATGATGCTGCCTCCTTGGGTTCTTCTTATCATGATATGCCATTTGATTCTGACAGGAAAGAAAAGTTTAAGATGGTACTTGGCAAGTCAAGGAAAGATGGACAGGATCATCCTTCCAAACCGACCCAGCAACAGATTGGTGTTAGCTTGGATACAGCTGCAGCCATTCTTCAGGCTGCCACGAGAGGCATTAAGAATCCCAATTTCGACATTCTTCCAAGGACATCATCAAATGGTATCAGTAATGGCCTTAGCAGTGAGGGTGGGCAGGCTTCTAGTTTTCAGAGTCGCTTTTCTTCTCAACCTCATAGTTCCAGCCAAAAGTCAGATCCAAATGAAGGGCCCAGTGTTTCTGTCCCTGTTGCCAAGGCTATTGCAAATACAGCAGCACTTGCTGCTGCAAGTGAGGCTGACTCATCTGAAGCACACTTGACTAAAGAGCAGAAGCTGAAGGCTGAAAGATTGAAACGAGCAAAGATGTTTGCAGCCATCATAAAAGGAGGAGCTGGGcctttaaaaactgaaacagtCCGTAGCTTATCGGTAGAACCGCCTGAATCTGGGGTTTCTGGTTTAGGTGGGTTGGGTGGTGAAGCTTTAAATCTTGCCAGCAAAGAAAGAGAAGGCAGCTCAGTTCCAGTAGATGTTGATACATCCGGCAAAACTGAGAAGCCAGAAAGAGAACATTCTGACACTGAACATAATGAACGGCGATCAAGGAGGAAGTATCGGTCAAGATCAAAAAaacttgaagaagaagaagaagatgatgatgatgacaatTATGGCGATGATGGAAAAGAAGAGGATGAAAAAGAAGACAGAAGGGATCGCAAGCACTCTAGGAAGAAGCACCGCTCTCATCATTCTTCACATTGCAGTAGAGACAGGCATAAGCATAGAAAAAGGCATTCTTCTTCCAAGGACCGAGAGTCTCGGCATCGGCACAAGCATGAGTATTCTGATGATGAGCATCGGGACCGAAGAAAACGAAGTAAGAAATCTAATTCAGAAAGAGAAGCAGACTTGGAAGAAGGGGAGATCAGTACAAAATCCTCAGATCAATCAAAAGTCAGTGTGGGTGAAGGTGCCAGTAGAGAAGCTTCCGTGGATTTATCAAATTCCCACCAAGATCCTAGGCCCCCATCTCAGCCCTCTGATACCACCCAGGTTTCCGATGATCTTAGAGCCAAAATTCGGGCAATGTTACTGGCAACCTTGTAG
- the LOC100250252 gene encoding uncharacterized protein LOC100250252 isoform X3, translating to MFVSRHGGQSEIVLRVKQGDNPTFGFLMPDHHLHAYFRFLVDHRELLESDVDGKTEEEKKADNEENQTGGVGGGGALSLLGSVYGSGEDEEGTNMDSSESQENDRKETSTAANTVVSHGSEGMVSSMNIDGNNEAIPKHLPPKEKAPLSKRNRVASTVKGGAASSLKKKGEDLGSLGAAMDKSQTSALPSTSKVKTLVLEPPSDLKRLVDKIVEFILKNGKEFEAVLVEQDNKHGRFPFLLPSNQYYPYYLQVLQKAQESKLTGKNLNSEKDGLDKRTASSNDAASLGSSYHDMPFDSDRKEKFKMVLGKSRKDGQDHPSKPTQQQIGVSLDTAAAILQAATRGIKNPNFDILPRTSSNGISNGLSSEGGQASSFQSRFSSQPHSSSQKSDPNEGPSVSVPVAKAIANTAALAAASEADSSEAHLTKEQKLKAERLKRAKMFAAIIKGGAGPLKTETVRSLSVEPPESGVSGLGGLGGEALNLASKEREGSSVPVDVDTSGKTEKPEREHSDTEHNERRSRRKYRSRSKKLEEEEEDDDDDNYGDDGKEEDEKEDRRDRKHSRKKHRSHHSSHCSRDRHKHRKRHSSSKDRESRHRHKHEYSDDEHRDRRKRSKKSNSEREADLEEGEISTKSSDQSKVSVGEGASREASVDLSNSHQDPRPPSQPSDTTQVSDDLRAKIRAMLLATL from the exons ATGTTTGTTAGCAGACATGGTGGGCAATCAGAAATTGTTTTGAGGGTGAAACAAGGAGACAACCCAACATTTGGATTCTTGATGCCTGACCACCATCTTCATGCGTACTTTAGGTTTCTTGTTGACCACCGAGAACTTCTAGAGTCTGATGTTGATGGCAAAactgaagaagagaagaaagctGATAATGAGGAAAATCAGACAGGTGGTGTTGGAGGAGGTGGAGCTTTGTCCTTGCTTGGTTCTGTATATGGGTCTGGGGAGGATGAGGAGGGCACAAATATGGATTCCTCTGAATCTCAAGAAAATGATCGTAAGGAAACCTCCACAGCTGCTAATACAGTGGTTTCTCATGGTTCAGAGGGGATGGTTTCTTCTATGAATATAGATGGAAACAATGAAGCAATTCCTAAGCATCTGCCTCCTAAAGAAAAAGCTCCTCTGTCAAAAAGGAACCGTGTTGCCAGTACAGTTAAGGGTGGAGCTGCAAGTAGCTTGAAAAAGAAAGGTGAAGACTTGGGTTCACTTGGTGCTGCCATGGACAAGTCACAGACTTCTGCATTGCCAAGCACCTCCAAGGTTAAAACATTGGTTTTGGAGCCTCCCTCTGATTTAAAGAGATTGGTTGATAAGATAGTTGAGTTCATTCTAAAAAATGGGAAGGAATTTGAGGCAGTGCTTGTTGAACAGGACAATAAACATGGGAGATTTCCATTTCTTCTGCCATCCAACCAGTATTACCCTTATTATCTGCAAGTTCTTCAAAAAGCTCAAGAG TCAAAATTAACTGGCAAGAATCTCAATTCAGAGAAGGATGGGCTGGACAAAAGAACTGCTTCATCCAATGATGCTGCCTCCTTGGGTTCTTCTTATCATGATATGCCATTTGATTCTGACAGGAAAGAAAAGTTTAAGATGGTACTTGGCAAGTCAAGGAAAGATGGACAGGATCATCCTTCCAAACCGACCCAGCAACAGATTGGTGTTAGCTTGGATACAGCTGCAGCCATTCTTCAGGCTGCCACGAGAGGCATTAAGAATCCCAATTTCGACATTCTTCCAAGGACATCATCAAATGGTATCAGTAATGGCCTTAGCAGTGAGGGTGGGCAGGCTTCTAGTTTTCAGAGTCGCTTTTCTTCTCAACCTCATAGTTCCAGCCAAAAGTCAGATCCAAATGAAGGGCCCAGTGTTTCTGTCCCTGTTGCCAAGGCTATTGCAAATACAGCAGCACTTGCTGCTGCAAGTGAGGCTGACTCATCTGAAGCACACTTGACTAAAGAGCAGAAGCTGAAGGCTGAAAGATTGAAACGAGCAAAGATGTTTGCAGCCATCATAAAAGGAGGAGCTGGGcctttaaaaactgaaacagtCCGTAGCTTATCGGTAGAACCGCCTGAATCTGGGGTTTCTGGTTTAGGTGGGTTGGGTGGTGAAGCTTTAAATCTTGCCAGCAAAGAAAGAGAAGGCAGCTCAGTTCCAGTAGATGTTGATACATCCGGCAAAACTGAGAAGCCAGAAAGAGAACATTCTGACACTGAACATAATGAACGGCGATCAAGGAGGAAGTATCGGTCAAGATCAAAAAaacttgaagaagaagaagaagatgatgatgatgacaatTATGGCGATGATGGAAAAGAAGAGGATGAAAAAGAAGACAGAAGGGATCGCAAGCACTCTAGGAAGAAGCACCGCTCTCATCATTCTTCACATTGCAGTAGAGACAGGCATAAGCATAGAAAAAGGCATTCTTCTTCCAAGGACCGAGAGTCTCGGCATCGGCACAAGCATGAGTATTCTGATGATGAGCATCGGGACCGAAGAAAACGAAGTAAGAAATCTAATTCAGAAAGAGAAGCAGACTTGGAAGAAGGGGAGATCAGTACAAAATCCTCAGATCAATCAAAAGTCAGTGTGGGTGAAGGTGCCAGTAGAGAAGCTTCCGTGGATTTATCAAATTCCCACCAAGATCCTAGGCCCCCATCTCAGCCCTCTGATACCACCCAGGTTTCCGATGATCTTAGAGCCAAAATTCGGGCAATGTTACTGGCAACCTTGTAG